The proteins below come from a single Deltaproteobacteria bacterium genomic window:
- a CDS encoding TolC family protein: MGQISPTIQGAVMLLMLLRSALTFAVEPSPVAVDALVAETVARNPELQFYEAEIAAARGGSTSAGAWANPELGSELGHKSVHDLGGNNIGDGPSWSVSLSQTFEFPGRLSLRKAIANRQVELAELGLQQFRAALAMRARSLAYRLLAAQQRAAAADEVSKRFQDLLAVLVQRDVAGIAPMLETRIVEASALTLNRRSSEARIAARDAQFELNQLRGLPISTPVEVSRTHLPLKPAPALDTLLATARERNFSIRARIAELEQQGLRVQLSRNERWPSVRVAPFIKEENAGDRERQVGLGVSIPLPLLNLNAGNIEAAKARETQAEVALTVALREVERRIAAARNAYETFLAEIARSPTDAVQKFRDAARMGDEHYRLGALPIGTYTALQTQYLDAVDALLSTQADALEARQQLELFSGLKLDDEPVAARNTAADQSPLSNPLPSLPAND; the protein is encoded by the coding sequence ATGGGGCAGATTTCTCCGACTATACAAGGGGCCGTGATGCTCCTCATGCTGCTTCGAAGCGCATTGACTTTCGCCGTCGAACCCTCGCCGGTTGCCGTGGATGCGCTCGTGGCCGAGACCGTTGCACGAAACCCCGAGCTGCAATTTTACGAAGCGGAGATCGCCGCGGCCCGCGGCGGGAGCACCTCCGCGGGCGCGTGGGCGAACCCGGAATTAGGCAGCGAGCTCGGGCACAAGAGCGTACACGATCTTGGTGGGAACAACATCGGTGACGGACCGAGCTGGTCGGTGTCGCTGTCCCAGACGTTTGAATTTCCTGGGCGTCTCAGCCTGCGGAAGGCCATCGCAAACCGACAGGTCGAACTGGCAGAACTCGGACTTCAACAATTTCGCGCTGCGCTCGCCATGCGAGCGCGCTCGCTCGCGTATCGGTTGCTTGCGGCGCAACAGCGCGCAGCAGCGGCGGACGAGGTGTCGAAGCGGTTTCAGGATTTGCTTGCTGTCCTGGTTCAGCGCGATGTCGCCGGAATCGCCCCCATGCTGGAGACGCGCATCGTCGAGGCCAGTGCCCTGACGCTGAACCGCCGCTCAAGCGAGGCCCGCATCGCGGCGCGCGATGCGCAGTTCGAGTTGAACCAATTGCGCGGGCTACCGATCTCGACGCCGGTCGAGGTGTCGCGCACCCACCTTCCGTTGAAACCAGCCCCCGCGCTGGACACGCTCCTTGCCACCGCGCGCGAGCGGAACTTCAGCATCCGCGCGCGTATCGCCGAACTTGAGCAGCAAGGCCTTCGTGTACAGCTGAGTCGAAACGAACGATGGCCGTCCGTGCGGGTGGCGCCCTTCATCAAAGAGGAGAATGCGGGGGACAGAGAGCGTCAGGTTGGCCTGGGCGTGAGCATTCCGCTGCCTCTGCTCAACCTCAACGCCGGTAACATAGAAGCCGCGAAGGCGCGGGAGACGCAGGCGGAGGTGGCGCTGACCGTTGCCTTGCGCGAGGTCGAGCGGAGAATCGCTGCTGCCCGCAACGCCTACGAGACCTTCCTCGCTGAGATAGCGAGATCGCCAACGGATGCGGTGCAGAAGTTTCGCGACGCTGCTCGCATGGGCGACGAACACTATCGCCTCGGAGCGCTCCCGATAGGCACATACACCGCGCTGCAAACACAGTATCTCGACGCCGTCGACGCGCTGCTGAGCACGCAAGCCGACGCTCTCGAAGCCCGGCAGCAACTCGAACTCTTCAGCGGGCTGAAGCTCGACGACGAGCCGGTCGCGGCAAGGAACACCGCGGCCGACCAGTCCCCACTCTCAAACCCTCTCCCGAGTCTCCCCGCAAATGACTGA